One segment of Phragmites australis chromosome 13, lpPhrAust1.1, whole genome shotgun sequence DNA contains the following:
- the LOC133887981 gene encoding uncharacterized protein LOC133887981, translated as MPHAKTDSEVTSLAPSSPPRSPPRGRPVYYVQSPSRDSHDGEKTATSVHSTPALSPMASPLHSSSSSRFSGHPKRKADKAPGRKGAPPGKGWQEIGIIEEEGLLDDEEHTRIVPKRCYYLLVFVLAFVALFSFFALVLWGASRSQKPQIVIKSITFENFIIQAGTDASLVPTDMATTNSTVKFTYKNKGTFFGIHVTADPFELSYSQLTLATGDLKKFYQARSSHRTVSVAVTGNKVPLYGGGPTLTAAPGAGGKAASGTVAPVPMVLRTTLHSRAYVLGALVKPRFTRGIECKVLMNPAKLNKPISLEKACHYS; from the exons ATGCCGCACGCCAAGACGGACTCCGAGGTCACCAGCCTGgcgccctcctcgccgccgcgctcccCGCCGCGCGGCCGCCCCGTCTACTACGTCCAGAGCCCCTCCCGGGACTCCCACGACGGCGAGAAGACCGCCACCTCCGTCCACTCCACGCCCGCGCTCAGCCCCATGGCGTCCCCGCTCCACTCCTCCTCTTCCAGCCGCTTCTCGGGCCACCCCAAGCGCAAGGCCGACAAGGCGCCAGGACGCAAGGGCGCGCCGCCCGGCAAGGGCTGGCAGGAGATCGGGATCATCGAGGAGGAGGGCCTCCTCGACGACGAGGAGCACACCAGGATAGTGCCCAAGCGATGCTACTACCTTCTCGTCTTCGTCCTCGCCTTCGTCGCGCTCTTCTCCTTCTTCGCGCTTGTGCTCTGGGGGGCAAGCAGATCCCAGAAGCCGCAGATCGTCATCAAG AGCATCACGTTCGAGAACTTTATCATCCAGGCGGGCACCGACGCGTCGCTGGTGCCCACGGACATGGCCACCACCAACTCCACCGTCAAGTTCACCTACAAAAACAAGGGCACCTTCTTCGGCATCCATGTCACCGCCGATCCCTTCGAGCTCTCCTACAGCCAGCTCACGCTCGCCACCGGAGAC CTGAAGAAGTTCTACCAGGCGCGGAGCAGCCATCGGACGGTGAGCGTGGCCGTCACAGGGAACAAGGTCCCGCTGTACGGCGGGGGCCCGACGCTGACGGCGGCGCCGGGAGCAGGAGGAAAGGCAGCGAGCGGCACCGTGGCGCCGGTGCCGATGGTGCTGAGGACGACGCTGCACTCGCGGGCCTACGTGCTGGGCGCGCTGGTGAAGCCGCGGTTCACGCGCGGCATCGAGTGCAAGGTGCTTATGAACCCCGCCAAGCTCAACAAGCCGATCTCCCTCGAAAAGGCCTGCCATTACTCCTAA
- the LOC133887983 gene encoding ASI1-immunoprecipitated protein 1-like — protein MATSKEQASKQYVEFEEKVKRTIYIDQLSHRVTSSVIKAALSQCANVVKVEFIVNYTIPYDIPSAVLVELDDEAQAKAAVELMDDFPFIIGGMPRPVKATYAKAEMFRDRPPCPGIKKEFLWLKQGDEGYEAMKKMKLLTKRQEAQNMSLIKIQLEEEKELAKQQQELLDGNCKKYDMLESVMQNGAIKNLAHRYGINLND, from the exons ATGGCCACATCCAAGGAGCAGGCTTCGAAGCAATATGTTGAATTCGAGGAGAAGGTTAAGAGGACGATATATATCGACCAGCTTTCTCATCGAGTTACAAGCTCGGTCATTAAAGCAGCTCTTTCCCAGTGTGCAAATGTCGTCAAAGTGGAGTTCATTGTGAACTACACAATCCCATATGATATCCCTTCGGCTGTGTTGGTGGAATTGGATGATGAAGCACAAGCTAAGGCCGCTGTAGAATTGATGGATGATTTCCCATTCATAATTGGTGGAATGCCGAGGCCTGTAAAAGCTACCTATGCAAAGGCTGAGATGTTCCGGGATCGCCCTCCTTGCCCTGGCATTAAGAAAGAGTTCCTCTGGCTAAAACAAGGAGATGAGGGGTATGAAGCAATGAAGAAAATGAAACTCCTTACAAAGAGGCAAGAAGCACAGAATATGTCACTCATCAAG ATTCAGttggaagaggagaaggaactGGCAAAGCAGCAGCAGGAGTTACTTGATGGAAACTGCAAGAAGTATGACATGCTCGAGAGTGTCATGCAAAATGGAGCCATCAAGAACCTTGCACACCGTTATGGAATAAACCTCAATGACTGA
- the LOC133887980 gene encoding pathogenesis-related thaumatin-like protein 3.5 isoform X1 has product MTASLVLQLFLRYEPMMAALVYPVQPFVSICEPKLSSCMNRCSAQQKEKGDFISRGYKLGSNGLACQFLQIPTTATTGVLFLLLRVRDLQAVAIPHGTDECWTVDTHKPREPCAPQCAESARVFTIINKCKTTIWPAASPGGSFGGGGFALRPGQSMVFTAPVGWSGRIWGRTDCNFDASGNGSCATGSCGTTLKCGASGATPASLAEFTLASLDYYDVSLVDGFNLPVLVKPVNGEGNCTEAGCDGDLRQSCPSELAVKVNGQTVACRSACDVFDTDQYCCRGLYGNPVTCQPTFYSKKFKAVCPTAYSYAYDDPTSIFTCKNADYIITFCSTRKQPVCSYHNNRLICSDSSRSWPIMSTATLMFVLLFSLLALQF; this is encoded by the exons ATGACGGCATCCTTGGTGTTACAGCTGTTCCTGCGTTATGAACCAATGATGGCAGCCTTAGTATATCCAGTGCAGCCTTTTGTTTCTATATGTG AGCCGAAGTTGTCGTCCTGCATGAACAGGTGCAGTGCCCAGCAGAAAGAAAAGGGCGACTTCATTTCAAGGGGCTACAAACTTGGGAGTAATGGACTGGCCTGTCAGTTTTTGCAGATTCCGACAACGGCTACCACTGgggttctttttcttctcttgagAGTGAGAGATTTGCAGGCAGTGGCAATTCCACATGGTACTGATGAATGTTGGACAGTTGACACACACAAACCGCGTGAACCAT GTGCACCGCAGTGTGCGGAGTCTGCTCGAGTTTTCACCATCATCAACAAGTGCAAGACGACCATCTGGCCGGCGGCGTCACCCGGCGGcagcttcggcggcggcggattcGCGCTCCGGCCTGGGCAGTCGATGGTGTTCACGGCGCCGGTGGGGTGGTCGGGCCGCATCTGGGGGCGCACGGACTGCAACTTCGATGCCAGCGGCAATGGGTCGTGCGCGACGGGCTCGTGCGGTACCACGCTCAAGTGCGGGGCGTCCGGcgcgacgccggcgagcctggcCGAGTTCACGCTGGCGTCGTTGGACTACTACGACGTGAGCCTGGTGGACGGGTTCAACCTGCCGGTGTTGGTGAAGCCGGTCAACGGGGAGGGCAACTGCACCGAGGCGGGGTGCGACGGCGACCTGCGGCAGAGCTGCCCGTCGGAGCTGGCGGTGAAGGTGAACGGGCAGACGGTGGCGTGCCGGAGTGCGTGTGACGTCTTCGACACGGACCAGTACTGCTGCCGAGGTCTGTACGGGAACCCGGTGACGTGCCAGCCCACCTTCTACTCAAAGAAGTTCAAGGCCGTCTGCCCCACCGCATACAGCTATGCCTACGACGACCCAACCAGCATCTTCACTTGCAAAAACGCAGACTACATCATCACATTCTGCTCCACCAG gaagcaACCAGTGTGCTCGTACCACAACAACCGGCTAATTTGCAGTGACTCCAGCAGATCTTGGCCAATCATGTCCACGGCCACGCTCATGTTTGTGCTGCTCTTCAGCCTTCTGGCGTTGCAGTTTTGA
- the LOC133887980 gene encoding pathogenesis-related thaumatin-like protein 3.5 isoform X3, translating to MNRCSAQQKEKGDFISRGYKLGSNGLACQFLQIPTTATTGVLFLLLRVRDLQAVAIPHGTDECWTVDTHKPREPCAPQCAESARVFTIINKCKTTIWPAASPGGSFGGGGFALRPGQSMVFTAPVGWSGRIWGRTDCNFDASGNGSCATGSCGTTLKCGASGATPASLAEFTLASLDYYDVSLVDGFNLPVLVKPVNGEGNCTEAGCDGDLRQSCPSELAVKVNGQTVACRSACDVFDTDQYCCRGLYGNPVTCQPTFYSKKFKAVCPTAYSYAYDDPTSIFTCKNADYIITFCSTRKQPVCSYHNNRLICSDSSRSWPIMSTATLMFVLLFSLLALQF from the exons ATGAACAGGTGCAGTGCCCAGCAGAAAGAAAAGGGCGACTTCATTTCAAGGGGCTACAAACTTGGGAGTAATGGACTGGCCTGTCAGTTTTTGCAGATTCCGACAACGGCTACCACTGgggttctttttcttctcttgagAGTGAGAGATTTGCAGGCAGTGGCAATTCCACATGGTACTGATGAATGTTGGACAGTTGACACACACAAACCGCGTGAACCAT GTGCACCGCAGTGTGCGGAGTCTGCTCGAGTTTTCACCATCATCAACAAGTGCAAGACGACCATCTGGCCGGCGGCGTCACCCGGCGGcagcttcggcggcggcggattcGCGCTCCGGCCTGGGCAGTCGATGGTGTTCACGGCGCCGGTGGGGTGGTCGGGCCGCATCTGGGGGCGCACGGACTGCAACTTCGATGCCAGCGGCAATGGGTCGTGCGCGACGGGCTCGTGCGGTACCACGCTCAAGTGCGGGGCGTCCGGcgcgacgccggcgagcctggcCGAGTTCACGCTGGCGTCGTTGGACTACTACGACGTGAGCCTGGTGGACGGGTTCAACCTGCCGGTGTTGGTGAAGCCGGTCAACGGGGAGGGCAACTGCACCGAGGCGGGGTGCGACGGCGACCTGCGGCAGAGCTGCCCGTCGGAGCTGGCGGTGAAGGTGAACGGGCAGACGGTGGCGTGCCGGAGTGCGTGTGACGTCTTCGACACGGACCAGTACTGCTGCCGAGGTCTGTACGGGAACCCGGTGACGTGCCAGCCCACCTTCTACTCAAAGAAGTTCAAGGCCGTCTGCCCCACCGCATACAGCTATGCCTACGACGACCCAACCAGCATCTTCACTTGCAAAAACGCAGACTACATCATCACATTCTGCTCCACCAG gaagcaACCAGTGTGCTCGTACCACAACAACCGGCTAATTTGCAGTGACTCCAGCAGATCTTGGCCAATCATGTCCACGGCCACGCTCATGTTTGTGCTGCTCTTCAGCCTTCTGGCGTTGCAGTTTTGA
- the LOC133887980 gene encoding pathogenesis-related thaumatin-like protein 3.5 isoform X2: MPDLCLTYSILACLLSGHPPPQLHASINLHPTQASVSMHTKLNERPQGLEELCGFCFPCLFLDWKRNMGSSPTPRGRGALLLPLPLLCFFFLSGAPQCAESARVFTIINKCKTTIWPAASPGGSFGGGGFALRPGQSMVFTAPVGWSGRIWGRTDCNFDASGNGSCATGSCGTTLKCGASGATPASLAEFTLASLDYYDVSLVDGFNLPVLVKPVNGEGNCTEAGCDGDLRQSCPSELAVKVNGQTVACRSACDVFDTDQYCCRGLYGNPVTCQPTFYSKKFKAVCPTAYSYAYDDPTSIFTCKNADYIITFCSTRKQPVCSYHNNRLICSDSSRSWPIMSTATLMFVLLFSLLALQF, encoded by the exons ATGCCCGACCTCTGCCTCACGTATTCGATCTTGGCTTGCCTCCTCTCTGggcatcctcctcctcaactCCATGCTAGTATTAATTTACACCCAACCCAGGCATCGGTTTCCATGCACACCAAGTTAAACGAACGGCCACAAGGACTTGAAGAGCTCTGTGGTTTCTGTTTTCCCTGCTTATTTCTGGATTGGAAGCGAAACATGGGGAGCTCCCCAACCCCAAGAGGAAGAGGTGCTCTTCTGCTGCCTCTGCCTCtcctctgcttcttcttcttgtcag GTGCACCGCAGTGTGCGGAGTCTGCTCGAGTTTTCACCATCATCAACAAGTGCAAGACGACCATCTGGCCGGCGGCGTCACCCGGCGGcagcttcggcggcggcggattcGCGCTCCGGCCTGGGCAGTCGATGGTGTTCACGGCGCCGGTGGGGTGGTCGGGCCGCATCTGGGGGCGCACGGACTGCAACTTCGATGCCAGCGGCAATGGGTCGTGCGCGACGGGCTCGTGCGGTACCACGCTCAAGTGCGGGGCGTCCGGcgcgacgccggcgagcctggcCGAGTTCACGCTGGCGTCGTTGGACTACTACGACGTGAGCCTGGTGGACGGGTTCAACCTGCCGGTGTTGGTGAAGCCGGTCAACGGGGAGGGCAACTGCACCGAGGCGGGGTGCGACGGCGACCTGCGGCAGAGCTGCCCGTCGGAGCTGGCGGTGAAGGTGAACGGGCAGACGGTGGCGTGCCGGAGTGCGTGTGACGTCTTCGACACGGACCAGTACTGCTGCCGAGGTCTGTACGGGAACCCGGTGACGTGCCAGCCCACCTTCTACTCAAAGAAGTTCAAGGCCGTCTGCCCCACCGCATACAGCTATGCCTACGACGACCCAACCAGCATCTTCACTTGCAAAAACGCAGACTACATCATCACATTCTGCTCCACCAG gaagcaACCAGTGTGCTCGTACCACAACAACCGGCTAATTTGCAGTGACTCCAGCAGATCTTGGCCAATCATGTCCACGGCCACGCTCATGTTTGTGCTGCTCTTCAGCCTTCTGGCGTTGCAGTTTTGA
- the LOC133887980 gene encoding pathogenesis-related thaumatin-like protein 3.5 isoform X4, whose product MHTKLNERPQGLEELCGFCFPCLFLDWKRNMGSSPTPRGRGALLLPLPLLCFFFLSGAPQCAESARVFTIINKCKTTIWPAASPGGSFGGGGFALRPGQSMVFTAPVGWSGRIWGRTDCNFDASGNGSCATGSCGTTLKCGASGATPASLAEFTLASLDYYDVSLVDGFNLPVLVKPVNGEGNCTEAGCDGDLRQSCPSELAVKVNGQTVACRSACDVFDTDQYCCRGLYGNPVTCQPTFYSKKFKAVCPTAYSYAYDDPTSIFTCKNADYIITFCSTRKQPVCSYHNNRLICSDSSRSWPIMSTATLMFVLLFSLLALQF is encoded by the exons ATGCACACCAAGTTAAACGAACGGCCACAAGGACTTGAAGAGCTCTGTGGTTTCTGTTTTCCCTGCTTATTTCTGGATTGGAAGCGAAACATGGGGAGCTCCCCAACCCCAAGAGGAAGAGGTGCTCTTCTGCTGCCTCTGCCTCtcctctgcttcttcttcttgtcag GTGCACCGCAGTGTGCGGAGTCTGCTCGAGTTTTCACCATCATCAACAAGTGCAAGACGACCATCTGGCCGGCGGCGTCACCCGGCGGcagcttcggcggcggcggattcGCGCTCCGGCCTGGGCAGTCGATGGTGTTCACGGCGCCGGTGGGGTGGTCGGGCCGCATCTGGGGGCGCACGGACTGCAACTTCGATGCCAGCGGCAATGGGTCGTGCGCGACGGGCTCGTGCGGTACCACGCTCAAGTGCGGGGCGTCCGGcgcgacgccggcgagcctggcCGAGTTCACGCTGGCGTCGTTGGACTACTACGACGTGAGCCTGGTGGACGGGTTCAACCTGCCGGTGTTGGTGAAGCCGGTCAACGGGGAGGGCAACTGCACCGAGGCGGGGTGCGACGGCGACCTGCGGCAGAGCTGCCCGTCGGAGCTGGCGGTGAAGGTGAACGGGCAGACGGTGGCGTGCCGGAGTGCGTGTGACGTCTTCGACACGGACCAGTACTGCTGCCGAGGTCTGTACGGGAACCCGGTGACGTGCCAGCCCACCTTCTACTCAAAGAAGTTCAAGGCCGTCTGCCCCACCGCATACAGCTATGCCTACGACGACCCAACCAGCATCTTCACTTGCAAAAACGCAGACTACATCATCACATTCTGCTCCACCAG gaagcaACCAGTGTGCTCGTACCACAACAACCGGCTAATTTGCAGTGACTCCAGCAGATCTTGGCCAATCATGTCCACGGCCACGCTCATGTTTGTGCTGCTCTTCAGCCTTCTGGCGTTGCAGTTTTGA
- the LOC133887979 gene encoding uncharacterized protein LOC133887979: MVEPGRSAAARDAKKTTPTSAAMKTKLTTRPEKEKGSSSCRKQSSHCTEPESPSYRLALKSLFSCRNSHGHQHASATDSSSRSRGKKLGCSASICKVKDNPSSHRVMQQRPPDQEAAAAAAVAEPCKRRASVSGSSSERCVKKPLSEVNAKLRQGGTGSSLSSSSSSTGGGSFRAGMQLRRLSGCYECHMVVDPISGVFRDSSSMRATICPCPDCGEIFVRQESLQLHQSIRHAVSELGAEDTSRNIIEIIFQSSWLKKQSPVCKIDRILKVHNTPRTLARFEEYRDAVKAKAGGAKKHPRCTADGNELLRFHCATLACSLGLHGATHLCDAASTGCVACGIIRDGFKNLAGDNGIKTMATSGRAHDAVAEGAPDERRAMLVCRVIAGRVKRPQEEAAASSDEYEYESVAGSAGVYSNLEVLQVFNPRAILPCFVVVYKA; encoded by the exons ATGGTGGAACCAGGCAGATCAGCAGCTGCAAGGGACGCCAAGAAGACCACCCCCACCTCCGCTGCCATGAAGACGAAGCTAACTACGAGGCcggagaaggagaagggcagcagcagctgcaggaAGCAGAGCAGCCACTGCACGGAGCCGGAGAGCCCTTCCTACAGGTTAGCGCTCAAGAGCCTCTTCTCCTGCAGAAACAGCCATGGCCACCAGCATGCGTCGGCCAcggacagcagcagcaggagccgGGGCAAAAAGCTCGGCTGTTCCGCGTCCATCTGCAAGGTCAAGGACAACCCCAGCAGCCACAGGGTGATGCAGCAGAGGCCGCCGGATCAGGAGGCTGCTGCCGCAGCGGCGGTGGCCGAGCCCTGCAAGCGGCGCGCGTCGGtgagcggcagcagcagcgagcgGTGCGTGAAGAAGCCCCTGAGCGAGGTCAATGCCAAGCTGCGGCAGGGCGGGACTGGGTCGTCGctgtcgtcgtcctcctcctccacgggaGGCGGGTCGTTCAGGGCTGGAATGCAACTGCGGAGGCTGTCGGGGTGCTACGAGTGCCACATGGTGGTGGACCCCATCAGCGGCGTGTTCAGGGACAGCTCCTCCATGAGGGCCACCATCTGCCCCTGCCCCGACTGCGGCGAGATCTTCGTCAGGCAGGAGAGCCTCCAGCTCCATCAGTCTATCAGGCATGCAG TGTCGGAGCTGGGGGCGGAGGACACGAGCCGGAACATCATCGAGATCATCTTCCAGTCGAGCTGGCTGAAGAAGCAGAGCCCCGTGTGCAAGATCGACCGCATCCTCAAGGTGCACAACACGCCCAGGACCCTCGCCCGCTTCGAGGAGTACCGCGACGCCGTCAAGGCGAAAGCTGGCGGCGCCAAGAAGCACCCGCGCTGCACCGCCGACGGCAACGAGCTATTGCGATTCCACTGTGCCACCCTCGCCTGCTCCCTCGGCCTCCACGGTGCCACGCACCTCTGCGACGCCGCCTCCACCGGGTGCGTCGCCTGCGGCATCATCCGCGACGGATTCAAGAATCTTGCAGGCGATAATGGCATTAAAACGATGGCGACGAGCGGGCGTGCGCACGACGCCGTCGCGGAGGGCGCCCCCGACGAGCGCAGGGCGATGCTGGTGTGCCGGGTCATCGCGGGGCGGGTGAAGCGGccgcaggaggaggcggcggcgtccTCAGATGAGTATGAGTACGAGTCGGTGGCGGGGTCGGCGGGGGTGTACTCGAACCTGGAGGTGCTGCAGGTGTTCAACCCCAGGGCCATCCTGCCCTGTTTTGTCGTCGTGTACAAGGCTTAA
- the LOC133889326 gene encoding RNA demethylase ALKBH9B-like — translation MAAAAMSNQPAEGMQRVRRKKDFTHMERVDGRMTNILQGLELHTGVFSPADQQRIVDCVHDLQDKGRRGLLRERTYSEPRKWMRGKGRATIQFGCCYNYATDRNGNPPGIIRDEEVDPLPPLLTAMIRRLVEWRVLPPSLVPDSCIVNIYDVDDCIPPHIDHHDFLRPFCTVSFLAECSILFGRDLRVLGPGEFAGSASISLPVGSVLVLKGNGADVAKHCVPAVPAKRISITFRKMDASKLPFKFRPDPELKNLAPLPYPAPVRPPASNDSPVSSTPRPQQQQAVSVVRQGPTTAQGPGAFQYQAAVRAGQVSASGGAFSLSSDDFPALGASPATATASRGNRGRR, via the exons atggccgccgccgccatgtccAATCAACCGGCCGAGGGGATGCAGAGGGTGCGCCGGAAGAAAGACTTCACGCACATGGAGCGCGTCGACGGACGCATGACCAACATCCTCCAGGGCCTCGAGCTGCACACCGGCGTCTTCTCCCCTGCCGACCAGCAGCGAATCGTCGACTGCGTCCACGACCTGCAGGACAAAGGCCGCCGCGGCCTGCTCAGAG AGCGCACGTACTCTGAGCCCCGGAAGTGGATGCGCGGCAAGGGCCGGGCGACGATCCAGTTCGGCTGCTGCTACAACTACGCGACGGACCGCAACGGCAACCCCCCGGGGATCATCCGCGACGAGGAGGTGGACCCTCTGCCGCCGCTGCTCACGGCGATGATCCGGCGGCTGGTGGAGTGGCGCGTGCTGCCACCGTCGTTGGTTCCCGACAGCTGCATCGTCAACATCTACGACGTGGACGACTGCATCCCGCCCCACATAGACCACCACGACTTCCTCCGGCCCTTCTGCACCGTCTCCTTCCTCGCCGAGTGCAGCATCCTCTTCGGCAGGGACCTCAGGGTCCTGGGGCCCGGCGAGTTCGCCGGCTCGGCGTCCATCTCTCTCCCCGTGGGGTCTGTCCTCGTGCTCAAGGGCAACGGCGCGGACGTCGCCAAGCACTGCGTGCCGGCCGTTCCAGCCAAAAGGATCTCGATCACCTTCCGGAAGATGGACGCTAGCAAGCTGCCGTTCAAGTTCAGGCCCGACCCGGAGCTGAAGAACCTCGCGCCCCTGCCGTATCCTGCTCCTGTCCGGCCGCCGGCGAGCAACGACAGCCCGGTGAGCAGTACACCTCGaccccagcagcagcaagcggTTTCCGTGGTGAGACAGGGGCCGACGACAGCGCAAGGCCCTGGTGCTTTTCAGTACCAGGCTGCGGTCAGAGCTGGACAGGTGAGCGCAAGCGGCGGCGCGTTCAGCCTCTCATCCGATGACTTCCCGGCGCTTGGTGCTTCGCCGGCAACGGCTACGGCTAGTAGGGGAAACAGAGGAAGGCGATAG